From Vitis vinifera cultivar Pinot Noir 40024 chromosome 5, ASM3070453v1, the proteins below share one genomic window:
- the LOC100252921 gene encoding DUF21 domain-containing protein At4g14240, translating into MQLINAVAIARMAARNLGAESLGGGDIAFGSLWFFIYVGICCFLVLFAGIMSGLTLGLMSLGRVDLEILQRSGTSDEKKQAAAILPVVQKQHQLLVTLLLCNACSMEALPLYLDKLFNQFVAIVLSVTFVLAFGEVIPQAICSRYGLSVGANFVWLVRILMIICYPIAYPIGKILDWVLGHNEALFRRAQLKALVSIHGQEAGKGGELTHDETTIISGALDLTEKTAEEAMTPIESTFSLDVNSKLDWEAMGKILARGHSRVPVYSGNPKNVIGLLLVKSLLTVRAETETPVSAVSIRRIPRVPADMPLYDILNEFQKGSSHMAAVVKPKGRNKNAPQVMDGKITEENKITGADSQLTTPLLSKQDEKLESIVVDIEKASRPTIINRQSQHSDAATNGLPRLSEDIEDGEVIGIITLEDVFEELLQEEIVDETDEFVDVHKRIRVAAAAAASSIARAPSIRRLTGHKGAGGQTKQVQSPKKSIEEDSNSARLHGNPGESLLGNKR; encoded by the exons ATGCAGCTGATTAATGCTGTGGCCATTGCTCGGATGGCGGCGAGAAATCTCGGCGCCGAATCCCTCGGCGGTGGTGACATCGCCTTCGGCTCCTTGTGGTTCTTCATCTATGTCGGGATCTGCTGCTTTCTCGTCCTCTTCGCCGGTATTATGTCTGGTCTCACCCTAGGTCTCATGTCTCTCGGCCGCGTCGATCTCGAGATTCTTCAGCGCAGCGGCACTTCTGACGAGAAGAAGCAAGCAG cTGCTATCCTTCCAGTTGTTCAAAAGCAACACCAGCTTCTTGTGACTTTGCTTCTTTGCAATGCCTGTTCCATGGAG GCCCTCCCATTATACCTGGATAAGCTTTTCAATCAGTTTGTTGCTATTGTGCTTTCTGTTACTTTTGTCCTAGCTTTTGGAGAG GTTATTCCACAAGCAATATGCAGCAGATATGGACTTTCTGTAGGTGCAAATTTTGTATGGCTTGTCCGTATTTTAATGATAATTTGCTATCCAATTGCTTATCCAATTGGGAAG ATTCTAGACTGGGTACTTGGTCATAATGAAGCATTATTTAGACGGGCTCAATTGAAAGCACTTGTCTCCATCCATGGCCAAGAG GCTGGCAAGGGAGGTGAACTCACACATGATGAGACAACAATTATAAGTGGGGCTCTCGATTTGACTGAGAAG ACTGCTGAGGAAGCTATGACACCAATTGAGTCAACATTTTCCTTGGATGTCAATTCAAAATTGGACTG GGAAGCAATGGGGAAGATTCTTGCTCGTGGTCATAGTAGAGTTCCTGTCTATTCTGGTAATCCAAAAAATGTTATTGGACTTTTACTG GTGAAAAGTCTTCTCACTGTAAGAGCTGAGACAGAGACCCCGGTTAGTGCTGTTTCGATCAGGAGAATTCCAAG GGTGCCGGCAGATATGCCTCTATATGACATATTGAACGAGTTTCAGAAGGGTAGCAGTCATATGGCAGCTGTGGTGAAACCTAAAGGGAGAAACAAAAATGCTCCACAGGTCATGGATGGAAAAATAactgaagaaaacaaaatcacaggTGCAGATTCCCAGTTAACTACTCCTTTGCTATCCAAGCAGGATGAAAAGTTGGAAAGCATTGTTGTTGACATTGAGAAGGCTTCAAGGCCAACCATTATAAACAGGCAATCTCAACATAGTGATGCAGCAACAAATGGATTGCCACGGTTGTCTGAAGATATTGAAGATGGTGAAGTTATTGGCATCATCACCCTGGAAGATGTATTTGAAGAACTTCTGCAG GAGGAGATCGTAGATGAAACTGATGAATTTGTTGATGTACATAAAAG AATAcgtgttgctgctgctgctgctgcatcATCAATAGCACGGGCCCCATCCATTCGGAGGTTAACTGGCCACAAGGGAGCT GGAGGGCAAACTAAGCAAGTGCAATCTCCAAAGAAGTCTATTGAAGAAGATTCAAATTCTGCAAGGTTACATGGGAATCCCGGGGAGTCCCTTCTTGGGAACAAGAGATGA